The Pleurodeles waltl isolate 20211129_DDA chromosome 6, aPleWal1.hap1.20221129, whole genome shotgun sequence genome has a segment encoding these proteins:
- the LOC138299708 gene encoding transcription factor Maf-like, whose amino-acid sequence MALPLDLPSSPLAMEYVNDFDLMKFEVKREPQDGRSGPIARAGASVSSTPCSSVPPSPTFSDPSSGDQKAALEDLYWMATLHQQMGAEGLSLSAEDAVDALINSATAAVVGGGGQLTGLEAYRGGIHHHTHQGYLLTAEELSGQHHQLSHLDDRFSDDQLVSMSVRELNRHLRGFSKEEVLRLKQKRRTLKNRGYAQSCRFKRVQQKHVLESEKSHLSHQLEQLQHELSRVMRERDTYKARYEKLVASSFAESRAVTSAVAEHHASEPTSPSEFFL is encoded by the exons ATGGCTCTTCCACTGGACCTTCCCAGCAGCCCCCTGGCCATGGAATACGTAAACGACTTTGACCTGATGAAGTTCGAGGTGAAGCGGGAGCCGCAGGATGGGCGGTCTGGCCCCATTGCACGGGCAGGTGCCTCTGTCAGCTCCACCCCTTGTAGCTCAGTACCCCCCTCACCAACCTTCAGTGACCCCAGCTCAGGTGACCAGAAGGCAGCACTGGAGGACTTGTACTGGATGGCCACCTTGCATCAGCAAATGGGGGCAGAGGGGCTGAGCCTCAGCGCAGAAGATGCAGTGGACGCTCTAATCAACTCTGCTACAGCAGCAGTGGTGGGTGGTGGCGGCCAGCTCACTGGTCTGGAGGCTTATCGGGGTGGAATCCATCACCATACGCACCAAGGCTACCTGCTGACTGCTGAGGAGCTAAGTGGACAACATCATCAG CTCTCCCATTTGGATGATCGCTTCTCAGACGACCAGCTTGTCAGCATGTCCGTGAGGGAGCTGAATCGCCACCTGAGGGGCTTCAGCAAAGAGGAGGTACTGCGGTTGAAGCAGAAACGGCGCACGCTCAAGAACCGCGGCTACGCCCAGTCATGCCGCTTCAAGCGAGTACAGCAGAAGCACGTGCTCGAGTCAGAGAAGTCACACCTCTCGCACCAGCTGGAGCAACTACAGCACGAGCTCAGCCGGGTCATGCGCGAGCGGGACACCTACAAAGCCCGTTACGAGAAGCTGGTGGCCAGCAGCTTTGCTGAGAGCCGGGCTGTGACCTCTGCTGTGGCAGAGCACCACGCCTCAGAACCCACCTCCCCGTCTGAGTTCTTTCTGTGA